A genomic region of Limnohabitans curvus contains the following coding sequences:
- a CDS encoding GatB/YqeY domain-containing protein, which yields MSLKAQITEDMKTAMRAKDSVRLGTIRLLQAAMKQKEVDERVELDDAMVIAIVDKLIKQRKDSVAAYVSAQRQDLADIESAEMKVLEVYLPQRLSADEITAAVKAIVAEVGAAGPGDMGKVMGAVKAQLAGKADMGLVSAAVKSALAG from the coding sequence ATGAGCCTCAAAGCACAAATCACCGAAGACATGAAAACCGCCATGCGCGCCAAAGACAGCGTGCGCTTGGGCACCATCCGCTTGCTGCAAGCCGCGATGAAGCAAAAAGAAGTCGACGAGCGCGTGGAGCTGGACGACGCCATGGTGATTGCCATCGTGGACAAGCTCATCAAGCAACGCAAAGACTCAGTGGCCGCTTATGTGTCAGCCCAGCGCCAAGACTTGGCTGACATCGAAAGCGCCGAAATGAAAGTGCTAGAGGTGTACTTGCCTCAGCGATTGAGCGCCGACGAAATCACAGCTGCCGTGAAGGCCATCGTGGCTGAAGTGGGTGCTGCAGGCCCTGGCGACATGGGCAAGGTCATGGGTGCTGTGAAGGCGCAGTTGGCGGGCAAGGCTGACATGGGGCTGGTGTCTGCTGCTGTGAAGTCGGCATTGGCGGGCTAA
- the rpsU gene encoding 30S ribosomal protein S21, whose product MTTIRVKENEPFDVALRRFKRTIEKLGLLTDLRAREFYEKPTAERKRKKAAAVKRNYKRIRSMQLPKKLY is encoded by the coding sequence ATGACCACCATCCGTGTAAAAGAAAACGAACCGTTTGACGTCGCTCTGCGTCGCTTCAAGCGCACCATTGAAAAATTGGGTCTGTTGACCGACTTGCGCGCTCGCGAGTTCTACGAGAAGCCAACCGCTGAACGTAAACGCAAAAAAGCAGCAGCCGTGAAACGTAACTACAAGCGCATCCGCAGCATGCAGTTGCCCAAGAAGCTGTACTAA
- a CDS encoding NAD(P)/FAD-dependent oxidoreductase, with protein sequence MKSFDVVIVGAGAAGLFCAGVAAQQGLQVLVLDHSEKVAEKIRISGGGRSNFTNRELDVRAPHKHFLGDNPQFCRSALSRYTPQNFVALMQKHHIPFHEKHKGQLFCDRSAEDLIQMLLAECNGSASGGSVTRWQPCSLKDIRYSDAVPEAQRYEVDTGQGTVHAGAVVVATGGLSIPKIGATDIGYRLAKQFNLRVVEPRPGLVPLTFDDKAWAPYAQLSGLSLPVRIETGTKKTLQGFDEDLLFTHRGLSGPGVLQISSYWQVGTDIRINLAPEVDLQEALMAAKQHSKKLIANELNAWVPSRLADTWASQDPAWQRPVIEASDKALNLLAQRLSAWPLTPTGTEGYKKAEVTVGGVDTRDLSQQTMESKQPGLYFIGEVVDITGWLGGYNFQWAWSSGHACAKALGTRLKPAV encoded by the coding sequence ATGAAATCGTTTGACGTTGTGATTGTGGGCGCCGGTGCTGCCGGTTTGTTTTGTGCAGGCGTGGCCGCACAACAAGGGTTGCAGGTGCTGGTGCTGGACCACAGTGAAAAGGTGGCCGAAAAAATTCGTATCTCTGGCGGTGGTCGCAGCAACTTCACCAACCGCGAGCTGGACGTGCGCGCACCGCACAAACACTTCTTGGGCGACAACCCGCAGTTCTGCCGCAGCGCCCTGTCGCGTTACACGCCGCAAAACTTTGTGGCGCTCATGCAAAAGCACCACATCCCGTTTCACGAAAAGCACAAAGGCCAGCTGTTTTGCGACCGCTCGGCGGAAGACCTGATTCAAATGCTCTTGGCCGAATGCAACGGGTCAGCCAGCGGCGGCAGCGTCACGCGCTGGCAGCCCTGCAGCCTCAAAGACATTCGCTACTCGGATGCCGTCCCCGAAGCGCAACGCTACGAGGTCGATACGGGCCAAGGCACAGTACACGCCGGGGCTGTGGTGGTGGCCACCGGCGGCTTGTCCATCCCCAAAATTGGCGCGACCGACATTGGCTACCGATTGGCCAAGCAATTCAACCTGCGCGTGGTCGAACCCCGACCAGGTCTCGTACCCCTCACCTTTGACGACAAAGCTTGGGCACCCTATGCCCAACTCTCGGGCCTCTCGCTGCCGGTGCGTATTGAAACCGGCACCAAGAAAACCCTGCAAGGCTTTGACGAAGATTTGCTCTTCACCCACCGAGGCTTGTCCGGCCCAGGCGTGCTGCAAATCTCCAGCTATTGGCAAGTAGGCACTGACATACGCATCAACCTCGCTCCTGAGGTCGACCTGCAAGAAGCGTTGATGGCAGCCAAACAGCACTCTAAAAAACTCATCGCCAACGAACTCAACGCTTGGGTGCCCTCTCGCTTGGCTGATACGTGGGCCAGCCAAGACCCCGCGTGGCAGCGCCCCGTGATTGAGGCCAGCGACAAAGCCCTGAACCTCTTGGCCCAGCGCCTGAGCGCTTGGCCCCTCACCCCCACGGGGACCGAGGGCTACAAAAAGGCCGAGGTCACTGTGGGCGGCGTCGATACCCGCGATTTGTCGCAACAAACCATGGAATCCAAGCAACCGGGCCTGTATTTCATTGGCGAAGTGGTGGACATCACGGGTTGGCTGGGCGGCTACAACTTCCAATGGGCATGGTCTAGCGGACATGCCTGCGCAAAAGCCTTGGGTACGCGCTTAAAACCGGCTGTTTAG
- the cobA gene encoding uroporphyrinogen-III C-methyltransferase, which translates to MTHTHQPQVTLVGAGPGDPELLTLKAVKAIASATVLLVDDLVSDAITAHASTTARIIYVGKRGGCKSTPQAFIEKLMAQEALAGETVVRLKGGDPFIFGRGGEEVEHLQAQGIAVTVINGITSGLAGVTSLGIPLTHREHAHGVLFITGHAKQGAADSVDWVALGQTAQQAKLTLVIYMGVSGAAQLQAALLQSMRADTPVAVIHQVSLPTQRHVVCELQLLHDTIVREELASPSVIVIGDVFKGLLAMEGGAELQASAG; encoded by the coding sequence ATGACACACACACATCAACCCCAGGTGACTTTGGTCGGTGCAGGACCGGGCGACCCTGAGCTGCTGACGCTCAAAGCCGTCAAGGCCATTGCCTCGGCCACCGTGTTGTTGGTAGACGATTTGGTCAGCGACGCCATCACCGCACATGCCTCGACAACCGCACGCATCATTTATGTAGGCAAGCGCGGGGGTTGCAAATCCACCCCACAAGCCTTCATTGAAAAGCTCATGGCGCAAGAAGCGCTGGCTGGCGAAACCGTGGTGCGCCTCAAGGGTGGCGACCCCTTCATCTTTGGCCGTGGTGGCGAAGAGGTGGAACACCTACAAGCACAAGGCATTGCCGTGACCGTCATCAATGGCATCACCTCTGGCTTGGCGGGCGTGACCTCGTTGGGCATCCCCCTCACCCACCGCGAACACGCGCATGGCGTGCTGTTCATCACTGGCCACGCCAAACAAGGCGCAGCCGATAGCGTGGACTGGGTCGCATTGGGCCAAACCGCGCAACAAGCCAAACTCACTTTGGTGATTTACATGGGCGTGAGCGGCGCAGCGCAGTTGCAAGCGGCTCTGCTACAAAGCATGCGTGCTGACACACCCGTGGCCGTGATTCACCAAGTGAGCTTGCCTACACAGCGCCATGTGGTGTGTGAGTTGCAGCTGTTACATGACACCATCGTCCGTGAAGAATTGGCCAGCCCATCTGTGATCGTGATTGGTGATGTGTTCAAGGGGTTGTTGGCGATGGAAGGCGGGGCTGAACTGCAAGCCTCTGCGGGCTAA
- the ybiB gene encoding DNA-binding protein YbiB, translating into MSISHYIKDIGRGRDGARALDRAQATDLMGQILDGNVSDLELGAFCIAMRIKGETAEEMAGFLDATHARLQHISASSPVVVLPSYNGARKLPVLTALLAHLLVREGLAVVMHGTATESSRITSQEVLSAMGVTALDQACAVQAGEVVFAPTEVLCPGLKRLLDVRRVVGLRNPAHSLVKLMNPTTEANALLVSSYTHPEYAISMAATFELTGARALLLRGTEGEVVADARRTPQMAAFVRGTRTPLVEAQAGSLIKLPELPTDIDAASTARYTQAVLKGELPVPAPLAAQVQAVLKALSL; encoded by the coding sequence ATGAGTATCAGTCACTACATCAAAGACATCGGACGCGGCAGAGATGGTGCTCGCGCGCTTGACCGAGCACAAGCCACAGATTTGATGGGCCAAATCCTCGACGGCAACGTGAGCGATTTAGAGCTGGGCGCCTTCTGCATCGCCATGCGCATCAAAGGTGAAACGGCTGAAGAAATGGCTGGTTTTTTAGATGCCACACATGCCCGCTTGCAGCACATCAGCGCATCCAGTCCTGTCGTGGTGCTGCCCAGCTACAACGGCGCACGCAAGCTGCCAGTGCTGACGGCCTTGCTGGCACACCTGTTGGTACGTGAGGGCTTGGCCGTCGTCATGCACGGCACAGCCACAGAATCCAGCCGCATCACCAGCCAAGAGGTGTTGAGTGCCATGGGCGTGACCGCCTTAGACCAAGCGTGCGCGGTGCAAGCTGGCGAAGTGGTGTTCGCCCCCACCGAGGTACTTTGCCCGGGGTTGAAGCGCTTGCTGGATGTACGCCGCGTGGTGGGCCTGCGCAACCCAGCACACAGCTTAGTAAAGCTGATGAACCCCACCACAGAAGCGAACGCCTTGCTGGTCAGCAGCTACACCCACCCTGAATACGCCATCTCCATGGCCGCCACGTTTGAACTCACCGGCGCACGCGCCCTGCTGCTGCGCGGCACCGAGGGCGAAGTGGTGGCCGATGCACGCCGCACCCCGCAAATGGCCGCGTTTGTGCGCGGCACGCGCACACCTTTGGTCGAGGCACAAGCAGGTTCGCTCATCAAACTGCCAGAGCTGCCCACCGACATCGACGCCGCCAGCACCGCGCGCTACACACAGGCTGTGCTCAAAGGCGAATTGCCCGTGCCCGCGCCATTGGCTGCGCAAGTTCAAGCGGTGCTGAAAGCCTTGAGCCTTTGA